One Ahaetulla prasina isolate Xishuangbanna chromosome 1, ASM2864084v1, whole genome shotgun sequence DNA window includes the following coding sequences:
- the CDC42EP3 gene encoding cdc42 effector protein 3: protein MPAKTPIYLKADNNKKGKKFKLRDILSPDMISPPLGDFRHTIHIGKEGQHDVFGDISFLKGNYELLPGNEGETAASQYEGCNEFLRANSTSDSVFIETPSPVLKNAISLPAIGGSQALMLPLLSPVTFNSKRDSLGPLRNPRHSCEPVMEEKLQEKSKHLENGKIYKDDITWKQKAPASYYTNGTGSHSTSHSEQYTKWQTEEFLDNPHLSCDQTKMQPKSDDPLSDLAEPLLSLQLDLGPSLLDEVLSVMDKNKS, encoded by the coding sequence ATGCCAGCCAAAACACCCATCTACTTGAAAGCTGACAAtaataagaaaggaaagaaattcaAGTTGAGGGACATTTTGTCTCCGGATATGATCAGTCCACCCTTGGGTGACTTCCGCCACACAATTCACATTGGCAAAGAAGGACAACATGATGTGTTTGGAGACATCTCTTTTCTGAAAGGAAATTATGAGCTTCTACCTGGAAATGAGGGAGAAACAGCAGCCAGCCAATATGAAGGATGCAATGAATTCCTAAGGGCAAACAGCACTTCTGACTCAGTGTTTATTGAAACTCCTTCTCCCGTCCTTAAAAATGCCATATCGCTTCCTGCCATCGGTGGTTCTCAAGCCCTTATGTTGCCCTTGTTGTCACCAGTGACATTTAATTCAAAGCGGGACTCGTTGGGACCCCTGAGGAATCCCAGGCATAGTTGCGAGCCCGTAATGGAAGAAAAGTTGCAGGAGAAGAGCAAACACTTGGAGAATGGGAAAATATACAAAGATGACATCACATGGAAACAGAAAGCGCCAGCATCGTATTATACTAATGGAACAGGCAGTCATTCAACTAGCCATTCAGAACAATACACCAAATGGCAAACAGAGGAATTCCTTGACAACCCTCatctgtcatgtgatcaaaccaAGATGCAGCCTAAATCAGACGACCCTCTGTCAGACCTGGCAGAACCCCTCCTTTCTTTGCAGCTTGACCTCGGACCCTCACTTTTGGATGAAGTACTCAGTGTAATGGACAAAAACAAATCATAG